The following is a genomic window from Oncorhynchus masou masou isolate Uvic2021 chromosome 6, UVic_Omas_1.1, whole genome shotgun sequence.
agtcaggattctagcagccgtatttagcactaactgaagtttatttagtgctttatccggctagccggaaagtagagcattgcagtagtttcCCTAGAattgacaaaagcatggattcatttttctgcatcaatttttggacagaaagtttctgatttttgcaatgttacgtagatggaaaaaagctgtccttgaaatggtcttgatatttcttcagagagagagcagggtccagagtaacgccgaggtccttcaccgTTTTATTTGAGACTACTGTaaaaccattaagattaattgtcagattctacagaagatctctttgtttcttgggatctagaacaagcatctctgtttgtctgagtttaaaagtagaaagtttgcagccatccacttatgtctgaaacacatgcttctcgcgagggcaattttggggcttcaccatgtttcattgaaatgtacagctgtgtgtcatccgcaaagcagtgaaagttaacattatgttttcgaatgacatccccaagaggtaaaatatatagtgaaaacaatagtggtcctaaaatggaaccttgaggaacaccgaaatttacagttgatttgtcagaggacaaaccattcacagagacaaactgatatctttccgacaaataagatctaaaccaggccagaacttgtccgtgtagaccaatttgggtttccaatctctcaaagaatttggtgatcgatggtatcaaaagcagcactaaggtctaggagcacgaggacagatgcagagccttggtctgatgccattaaaagttcatttaccaccttcacaagtgcagtctcagtgctatgatggggtctaaaaccagactggagcattttgtatacattgtttgtcttcaggaaggcagtgagttgctgcgcaacagccttttctaaaagttttgagaggaatggaagattcgatataggccgatagttttttatattttctggggcaaggtttggctttttcaagagaggctttattactgccacttttagtgagtttggtacacatccggtggatagagagccgtttattatgttcaacataggagcgccaagcacaggaagcagctctttcagtagtttagttggaatagggtccagtatgcagcttgaaggtttagaggccatgattattttcatcattgtgtcaagagatatagtactaaaacacttgagcatctctcttgatcccaggtcctggcagagttgtgcagactcaggacaactgagctttgaaggaatacgcagatttaaagagtccgtaatttgctttctaataatcatgatcttttcctcaaagaagttcaggaatttatcactgctgaagtgaaagccatcctctcttggggaatgctgctttttatttagctttgcgacagtatcaaaaaggaatgtcggattgttcttattttcctcaattaagttagaaaattaggatgatcgagcagcagtaagggctcttcggtactgcacggtactgtctttccaagctagtcggaagacttccagtttggtgtggcgccatttccttTCCAtgtttctggaagcttgcttcagagctcgggtattttctgtgtaccagggagctagtttcgtatgggaaatgtttttagttcttaggggtgcaactgcatctagggtattgcgcaaggttaaattgagttcctcagttaggtggttaactgatttttgtcctcttgcgtccttgggtagacagagggaatctggaaggacatcaaggaatctttgtgttgtctgtgaatttatagcacgacttttgatgttccttggttggggtctgagcaaattatttgttgcaattgcaaacataataaaatggtggtccctATAGTCCAGGagtatgaggaaaaacattaagatccacaacatttattccatgggacaaaactaggtccagagtatgactgtgacagtgagtgggtccagagacatgttggacaaaacccataTACTCTATAGTATCCCTCTCTATCATGTTCATCTCTATCATAATTTAAGGACTGACGCCGGagaagagaagcaggtacggggagtcaaataTTTAATTGTGAACAGACAtagaacaagacaggaacagtgtCAGCACACTGGTAAACAAGGACATATGACAATCAATACAGaagcaggaaacagagagtggAACCCGACAGATAAGGGGAAGGTAATGAtagaggtgattgagtccaggtgagaaCAATAATCCCTGACCCGCAAGAtgggggaaggcaggtgtgcgtaatgatgatgaCAGAAGCGATCAATGCTGGGGAGCTTGGCGCCCTCGACAGACAGGGGGGAAGATAGGTAGCAGGAGTGACACATATTCCCTCTATCATTTCAATCTCTATCATATTCCTTAAATATCATAttaccctctatcatatttattatatatcatattaccCTCTATcgtatttattatatatcatatcccctctatcatattcataaatatatcatattcccctatatcatatttataaatatatcatattcccctctatcatatttataaaTATATCATATTCAggtgtcattgtctctgattgggaaccatatttgacCATAGTTTGTTTTGGGtgattgtttctatgttttgtttgttgtcaccagataggctgtataggttttcattCAATGTTggatgttttgtattgtttatttattttcatgtCTAGCTCATTCAATTAAAGTTCATCAATAACCAGGCAGGTTTTGGTCATTgtcctctgattgggaaccgttacacctctatcatatttatgtttgtgtatatatcatgttcccctctatcatatttataaatgtatcatattcccctctatcatattttaAATATATCATAGGGCTATCATATTTAATATATCATATTCCCGtttctatcatatttattatatatcatattcccctctatcatatttattaaatatcatattcccctctatcatatttattatatatcatattccattctatcatatttattatatatcatattcccctctatcatatttattatatatcatattgccctctatcatatttattatatatcatattccattctatcatatttattatatatcatattcccctctatcatatttattatatatcatattgccctctatcatatttattatatatcatattaccctctatcatattcccctctgtcatatgtattatatatcatattcccctctatcagatgtattatatatcatattcccctctatcatatttattatatatcatattcccctctatcatattctgctctataatattcccctctatcatatttattatatatcatattaccctctatcatattcccctctattatatttattatatatcatattcccctctatcatatttattatatatcatatttccctctatcatattccgctccatcatattcccctctatcatatgtattatatatcttattcccctctatcagatgtattatatatcatattcccctctctcatatttattatatatcatattcccctctatcatatttattatatatcatattcccttctatcatatttattatatatcatattcccctctatcatatttattatttatcatattcccctctatcatattcccctctatcatatttattatatatcatattaccctctatcatattcccctctatcataggtagtatatatcatattcccctctatcagatgtattatatatcatattcccctctagcatatttattatatatcatattcccttcTATCATATTACTCTCtataatattcccctctatcagatgtactatatatcatattcccctctatcatatttattatatatcatattcccctctatcatattcccctctatcatatttattatatatcatattcccctctatcatatttattatatatcatattcccctctatcatattccgctctatcatatttattatatatcatattcccttctatcatatttattatatatcatattcccctctatcatatttattatatattatattcccctctatcatatttattatatatcatattcccctctatcatattcccctctatcatatgtattatatcatattcccctctatcatacttattatatatcatattcccctctatcatattccgctctataatattcccctctatcagatgtattaaatatcatattcccctctatcataatcCTCTcagtcatattcccctctatcatattcccctctatgaTAAATCCTCTCTTTCATATTCCTCTCcatcatattccctctatcatattccactctatcatattccctctatcgTATGACTCTATATCATATACCTCTGTCATATTCATCTCTATTGTAATCCTCTATATGATAACCCCTCTATTTCATATTCCTCTGTCATATTCCACTCTATAATATTCCCTCTATCGTATGACTCTatatcatattccctctatcatattcccctcttaATACATTCCTCTATATCATATTCCTCTGTCATATACCTCTCCATtgtattcccctctatcataaaCTTCTATTTCATATTCCCTCTATTTCATACTCCCTTAGTCATATTCCCTCTATCGTTGAGTGATATATTGTTGTCCCTACCTTCTTGTTTTTTTGCTGTTTTCTGTGCCTTACAATGTTTGTGCCCTGTTTTGTTCTGCTAACATGTTGTGTTGCCTCCATGTTGTTGTCAGGTTCTGTTGCAACCATgtagtgttgtcatgtgttgctgccatggtATGTTGTCGTGTTGGGTctatcattatgtagtgttgtgttgccactcttgttgtgatgtgtgttttgtcctatatatatacagtgctctTGCGAAATATTCCCCCTATGAACTTTAaataccttttgccacatttcaggctgtcataaagatataaaactgtattttgtcaagtgggacacaatcatctggaaggacatttattggatatttcaaacattttttaacaaatcaaaaactgaaaaattgggcagtgcaaaattattcagcccctatcatttcagtgcagcaaactctctccagaagttcagtgaggatctctgaatgatccaatgttgacccaaatgattgatgataaatacaatccacctgtcaGCCATATGTAATCAagtccgtataaatgcacctgcactgtgatagtcccctcagaggtccgttaaaagccagagagcatcatgaagaacaaggaacacacccaGGCAGTattccgagatactgttgtgaagaagtttaatgcCTATCAtattggatacaaaaagatttcccccaataatttaaacatcccaaggagcactgtgcaagcataTTATCTGTCAATTGGAAGGAGTATAGACCTCTGCAAATTACCATTTCATAccttccctctaaactttcagctcatacaaggagaagactgatcagagattcAGCCAATAGGCcctgatcactctggatgaactgcagagatctatcATAGgttctgtccataggacaacaattctcgtatattgcacaaatctggccattatggaagagtggcaagaagaaagccatttcttaaatatATCCTCTgtaataaaaagtgttgtttaaagtttgcctatcatagccacctgggagacacaccaaattCCCtccggtcagatgaaaccaaaattgaactttttggcaacaatgcaaaactttatgtttgtgtttgtaaaagcaacacagctcatcaccctgaacctaccatccccactgtcaaacatggtggtggcagcatcgtggtttgggcctgcttttcttcagcctcagggaagatggttaaaattgatgggaagatggatatcatatacaggaccattctggaagaaaacctggtgGAGTCTGTATTGTTGTCCCGACCTTCTTGTGTTTTTTGATttttcttccaacaagacaatgattaaagcctacaatggaatggttcaaaaataaacatatccaggtgttgtcatggccaagtcaaagtccagttGAATccatcgagaatctgtggaaagttgaaaactgctgttcacaaatggtCTCCATCCAATTACTGTAGTGTTGCTGTTTTGCACTCTTGTTGTGAAAATGTGTGTTCAGtcctcgatgtgcaaaactgatagaggcaACCCCATcccttacagctgtaatcgcagcaaaaggtgacgctagAAAGTGTTAACttaagggctgaataattttgcacgcaaaatttttcagtttttgatttgttaaaaaatgtttgaaatatccaataaatgtcgttccacttcatgattgtgtcccacttgttgttgattcttcacaaaaaaatacagttttatatatttatgtttgaagcctgaaatggggCAAAAGGTaatcaaagttcaagggggcctctATCATATTCCTTTATCATAAGGCACTGTATTTTTAATCAATTCCCCATCCAATCATATTCCTTTTGGTACTCTCGTCATTGTATAATCTCTATCTTAATTTCCTCTCTAACAAACTCCAATTACCCTCCATAATAACTCCCCCTTCCTTTCCATATTCCTCATCTCAGCATTTTCCTCTCCATCGGGTAGATTTGGAATTCAACATTTTAACAGTGCAACACTCCCCAGATTTGTGAAATGTAAACATTGTGTGTTTAAACTGTGTTATACAGTATGCCTTGACAAAAATCAAACAGAGAGTAAACcttttttatagattttttttattgcATTTTTCATTGCATGCAAAAATACAGTATCccgccctgctctctctctctaatacccAGTCTACTCATCCATCTTCAAGCTTTCATCCTTTCCCTGCTCTTCTATCACCCTCTCAGTTCCATCTCCAGCTGGCtccctctttttcttcttctctagtctcttcctctcctctttcctcctcttttctatcttcttcttctccttttcttgaatctttctctccatctccaagAACTCAGCTtgagctttctctctctttttcagctCCTCAGAACACTTCTTCTCTTTCTTAATCCTGTCTTTCATCATGTCATTATGTATCTTCATCAGCCCCTCTAACCTCTTTTTCTCTGCCTTTTCCTTCtcttttctttccttctctctctttttctgttctaacttctccctctttttctcagcCTTCATGACTTtcttctgctctttctctctctcattcatctctttcttctccctctttttgttctcctcctccttgtttttcttctcctttctctctttctcatcatcTTTCAACTTCTTATGCAGTTTCTTATTTTTCTCTTTTTCCTTCATCTTCAAAAATGGGATTTTCTGCATGTGGTTCATGACCAGAAAGCCCAGTCTTCCAAGGatggtctctgctctctctgatgAAGCCATCCCATTGGAGCTCTTGGAATGGGCACAGTCCGCCTCACGCTtcaatccctccctctgtctcacctcctccttgACGCTCCTCTCTTCACTCTCAATATCAATGCCTATCCAATAATCCTGACAGGAAGACATTGACTCTAGATGTAATATTGTTCCAATGGGTCACATTCAATACACATTTGAGTGATCGACATACAATGATGACCTCATGGGGCACACAATTTGGAGGACAGTAATTAAGGTcccttgttttttttgtattcccATTATATTTTACAATACCCATAGATGTTCTTCCTGGGTCCATACTAAAAGTAATACAAATGTTAACTCTAGTGAGGGGTTTCATACTATGAGCAAAGAGCAGcaaggttggggtcaattccagtcaattcaagAAGAACTCTaaaattccaattctcttcaatgctttgaattgaaatggaactgacccccaTACCTGTAAAGTAGTAGTGTAAAATAGGACACCTACCTTTGCCTCTTCCAGGGTCCAGGTCCTGGGTTCATCATTGCGGGTTGCCAGAGTTAAGTTAACATCTGGGTCCAGCTGGTGAGTGTGAGGGCAGAGATCCACCTCTTCACTAGGGCCCTTCACTTTCTGCTCTGGCTCCTTGTGGTCCTTGTCATGGATGCATCCCAGGATTGGAGGAATTGCTCGGACAGGGCTTTTATCACCTGTCAGTTCCTCTCTCTTGACAGTGGGTGCAACTGCACTTGCCTCGGTGTCAACTGAGCACTCTGTGTTGTCCTCAACTGTCTCCTCTGGCAGTTTGTAGTCACTCTGTGTTGTCC
Proteins encoded in this region:
- the LOC135541696 gene encoding DNA ligase 1-like → MRNKMLWSDEIKIELFCPNAKGHIWSKSATTPSVKHGGGSIMLIYGRKLRTTQSDYKLPEETVEDNTECSVDTEASAVAPTVKREELTGDKSPVRAIPPILGCIHDKDHKEPEQKVKGPSEEVDLCPHTHQLDPDVNLTLATRNDEPRTWTLEEAKDYWIGIDIESEERSVKEEVRQREGLKREADCAHSKSSNGMASSERAETILGRLGFLVMNHMQKIPFLKMKEKEKNKKLHKKLKDDEKERKEKKNKEEENKKREKKEMNEREKEQKKVMKAEKKREKLEQKKREKERKEKEKAEKKRLEGLMKIHNDMMKDRIKKEKKCSEELKKREKAQAEFLEMERKIQEKEKKKIEKRRKEERKRLEKKKKREPAGDGTERVIEEQGKDESLKMDE